In the Limanda limanda chromosome 15, fLimLim1.1, whole genome shotgun sequence genome, TGAAACAGAAACTAATGGTTTAAATTAGTTGAGCATTAAAGACGTGAAGCCATCAGCAGAGACTCCATCTCAGTCACTTCTTGTTTTTGGGAATAAGGTCATAATATTACCAGAATACATTTGTAATGTTTCCAGATTAAAGAGTCAATTTAGACTTTGCATCATTTTACAGAGGAAACGTCAGAAGGACGACATTGTTtgttgacatcacagtgacatcacagtgacatcacagtgacatcacagtgacatcatgatgatgtcagcaTATGATCATAAATAATATCAACTTCAGGTCAGTCCTATAGgatgcacacaaaaaaataacttCATGTGACAATAGATTTTGGGAATGATTCTCTGATCAATACAAGCTTCAGATTGTCTCTCTAACCCTGTATctgtcttgacctttgacctttgacctctaaaaGTGAATCACCTGGAGGAACCAGCCAAAGTAAAGTTCCCCAAGTAACTGAGCGACTGAAGGGACAACATCTGcttcaagagaaagaaacaaactcacctCCAGACCACACCCACTTTGTCTCACTGTACTCAGTGTAAAACACGgggtctcctcttccagctcgaCATGCATAACCTGCTGACTCCGTCAGGCCTTGGATGACGAAGGAGTTTTGTTCAGTTCCTCCGTCGCTTCCTGGGAGCAGCTCATAACTGAACTCAGGAGTGTGCAATCTCAACCTGATTAATCCAGCTAACATTCGGTAAAAACCTGTATCTAGAAGTCTGCGGACTGGATGCAAACTAATGGTGTCAGCTCTGTACCAGTAGAACCTCCACCCTGCAGTGGGATGTGGACCCCCCCCACAGGTGAGAGTCCCGGAGGCTCCAGGAGTCAGCCATGACGGAGACACAGTGACGACAGGTCGTGGTGCAGCCGCTGAAAAGGAACATCGTCAAAAAcacgtcttcatgtttgtttcattttggaaCCAATGTAATTTCTGGATGCTTCACATTCAGCCATCGACATGACtgcccccaaaagtgaagccaaactataacaccgccccctggtggctgcctgcagtatatGTCGACcatggtttctttcatttcagtttgttcacatgttcatgtttctcatcagtttggttttaattattattaatttatttgatgctataaaaacagtgaaacgtcctgattgacagctcactCTGActggtgattggtcgagcacatgtatgggcgggacctcgataccCAGCTCCACACCTCCATCATGAtttcacagactctggctctaaatgacCTGAAAAGTGAAAGATGGCTGGTATccgtgatattttggcttctcttttgtacatgtgcattgaacacatatatactttgttatatttaaactttaacacCTATATTTTAATACTAAATATGACTTGACTCACCGTCAGACAACGTGAGGGGAGCACTCCATCCTGTGGAGTTCTGCCGTGCACCTTTCAGTCGGCCCTGACACCAGTAGCTGCCGCTCAGATCTGACCCCAGACTGATCCTGAACTCCTTTGTGTTGGGAGGTGCATGTGAGCTGGTTGCTGTCCATTCATACTCCCACTCAGAGTCTCCTCCCTGGATCTCACACCTCAGGGTGACGGCTTCTCCTCTGTATCTGCTCGGCCAGTTGGGTTGAAGAGTCGCAGCAGCTCTGTTGTGGACTGTTCATATTCACCAGTAAAGACAGAATAACAGCTTGTATCAGCATCAACCTTCAGTAATCTCAACAAACAGTCATGAACGCAGAATGGATTCTCTCCTCACTCACCGATTCCATGAATCCTGACTGAGGTACTGTACTGGGTGTAGTGAACtggatctcctcttcctcctctgcaccagTACAGTCCTTCACGTGAGGCACTAGCACTTTGTCCATGGGACTTGAAATCCTGATCCGTCAGGGGCTTCGAGGTTTTCTTACCTCTGTACCAATAATACTTCCATCCAGGTGATGCTGGGCCCACGGAGCAGGTCAGGAGCACACTGCCCCCTACTGGAAAGGCTCTGTGGTCAGCACTCAGGTTCGCCGCTGGTCTTTCTGTTAATGTTAAAAACACTTTGGCATTTAGTCCATTTCATGTGAGTTGAATGAAATGAGTAGAACATGTATCTCCTTCAGTCTTCTGCAGTCGTACAAACTAAAACAGCAGTAAAAGCAAAAGTACAGAATGGTTTGGTCCAGATTATACCACCTGTTTGCCACATCAGAGCCACAAGTTAGCCACAGCCGTACCGTACATTAACCAAAGCTGCCAGACGTGGCCCAGATTCCTTTGGATCTATTTTCATATTCACCACATGGACCACTTTAGGCTCACATCCAGATCACACTTTGCCTAGAGCACCGCATGTTCACCATAAAGACCCAGGTGTGTTTTGGGAGCGTTGGGCCACATTAGCTCTTTAACAAGTGGACGAGTTTCGGCTCGGATCCATTCTGTCCACAGGAAAGCTAGAGGAGCCGCATCactgcctgaagtggcccacatccatCTGGTCTAAAGGTGCTGAGCATCCaccgtatataaagatggacgacatcacagctccacaacagtgagttcgccccctggtggctggctgcagtacaggtcaaaTTATCTCAGGAGGAAAGGACGTTCTTGTAGctctgatgtatgttcaagttttGAGTTGAACTGAATTAGTTTTTTGACGTTATAAATAAAAACCGGATGAAACAtcgtgactgacagctgaggctgactcacgattggtcgagtaTCGGCAGGACCTTGGTCCCAGATCGTTTGTGTCCAGGATGTTTTGACTTGGATTCTGAACAGcacttgtttcctctcagatgaGAATAACATCTAAACATCGGTGAACGTCATCTTACTCGTCAATAGGCTGATCGCAACAACGAGATAAGTATCAGTAAGATGTTCAGCTTTTGAATCGGTGCATCCCTCATTACTGTTTTGTTGTATTCTATTTCCTATCAGCGCATATGAACATAAACTGAAGGAGACATTTGCCAGGTTCTCAAAACTCCGTCTTTCTCACCAGAAACTGTTAATGTGACGTCATCGCTCCACTCGGTCGTGGAATTCAAGTTCTTCTTGTCTTTAGCCAAACACCTGTAGCTTCCACTGTCGGACGAGGACGCATTGACAATCCTGAATTCATTGTGTGTTGGAACCGTAGTTGAGTTGGGTTTGGTCCATTCATACTCCCACTCAGCTGGTACATCTGCAGGGACCTCACACCGGACAGTGATCGTCTCACCGCTGAAGACCAGAGACCAGTCAGGCTGCAGGGCCACAGACGCCTTGTGGGAAACTGATCACAAATAgaaacagagaacagaagaaaGTAGAAGGGCTCAGTACAGCTCCTCCCTCCAGCAAACTGTACAGATACCAGTCCTCTCATCTTTTCATCAGGGGGGAGAATCAAACAAGAATCACACAATCTTAAAGCAAAACACTGTGAAACTTTTTAaccttaaaacagcagcttccaaGTTAATGTAATGATTCTCTGACTTAATaaggagaaagtttcctccttctctccctgagcgtctgttctctgtgactctggtgagtgggttccatctcctgagagaagaactgactgagagtcacaacctgtcacaaccagctgcagctgaagagtgaagctgaactgagatcagttagaaacactctgaagttaataaaaaaatatcacgtgtggctgcagagggcgctgttgctcagtaaaagttacattgTGTTAAAGAAAGTCTCGATGTTTGGATTCCGTCTAAATTTCATTGGTTCTGTcacaagtttcgtggaaatccattcggtagtttttgcgtaatcgtgctgacaaacaaataaagaaagaaacgtCCAGGGACAGAATATAACCTCCACAGCGGAGGTAACTAGTCTTTGGATTTCTAAACGGACTCTTACCTCTGTTCTCTATTGTGACTCGGTTGCTGTCCTCTGTGAGGAAGGTTGtgtctcctctccgtcctctgcaGCTGTAGATGCCTTCCTCTGAGATGCTGATTCCATCATGTGTTTCATTATATCTTAggatctgagctgcagaggaggctgaggttcTTCTGAACCAGTCGTATCTCCACTCAGACGGGTtctccacagagcagctcagtgcTACGCTTCCCTTtcctgtgatggttgtgttatCGGCAGTCAGCCTGGGCCTGGGTTTATCGGCTTTCAAAGTGCGTGAGAGAAAAcgaaagacaaattaaatggaGAAAAAGATTAAAGCGTATGAAGCAGAGTTTCACTCAGTAGAGGACAAAGTTCTGATCGTGGAATATATAAGAGAAAAAAGGTCTAATGATGAATGTCAACATGTAAAAGGTTCATTGATCCCCACATAGCTCAATGCTTCTGAACCAgatgtgtcccacactgtcacactggCCTCCAGCCCACACACCTCATGGAGTGATGGCACTGGGGCAGTCCACTGCTGTTTGCCAGAGCCGGGCCACAGATGAGCCGGAGCAATACCGTGTGTCAAccacaagggttagggttaggccccCATGTGTTATGTGCTGTTTGAGCCATGTTCACCATTCATGGACCACTTGAGGTCCACATCCAGATCACACTTTGCCTAGAGTACCTGATGTGAGCCAGAAAGACCCAGGTTGGTTTTAAGGTATTTGGGCCACATTAGCTGGTTTACATGTGGACCAGTTCAGGTTCACACCCAGATGCTTTCTGGGGATTGGGCGGAAAttggtttagtagcttttacGTAATCCTGCCAAGAACAACCAATAGAAAGAGGTGAAGACGTCACGTCCTCGTGGAGGTTTTGAAAGATGATTAGACGTACGTGTTACTCTCAGCTGGAAGGCCTCACTCCACTCTGTTGAGGAATACCAGTCCGCTCTGGCCTTACACCAGTACTCTCCACTGTGGAAAACAGAGGCAGTGCCCAGCctgtatttactgtgtgtggGAGCTGTGTCTGGACCAGTGACTGGTTGGTGGGAGCTTGTTGTCCTCCATTCATATTCCCACtgggtgtctcctcctccctggatcTCACACCTGACAGAGATCGTCTCACCGCTGAATATCTGAGTCCAGTTGTGTTGCAGCACGACAAAGCTTCTGTTGGACActgaacattcaaacacaaatataaaaccaaCAGAGAGAACTGGTTAATATTGCTGCTGACTGGTTCTGTTTTCGTCGTAGCCAGTCATGAAAGCGTGCTACTCACAGGTTCTGTCGATGTGATGCACGTGACTCTTCTCTGAGCAGAAATCTGAGTGAGTCCTTCTTCCCCTGCACCAGTAGCTGCCTCCCTGTGAGATGCTCAGAGAGTTTTGCACAGGATTTGTTGCGATGGCGGTTTCCTCAGCGTCTGGGGAACGTGTGAACCAGTCGTAGCTCCAACCCGCAGACTCCTCCACAGAACAGGTCAGAGTCAGAGAGCCGCCCACTGGGATGGACGTCCTGGATGCTCTCACTGTGGCTCTGGGTCTGTGTGCTGCTCGGGAAAGAATATTCACATGTTTAATTAGGATCCTTACTTATTACTTTATGAAACTCAGTTCATGTAGTGAAGCATCTATTCAATTAGCAAAACATTATATCTTCATCCTTAATTAGGAGACAATTCATTGTTAATCTTTTCATCTGTAGTAGTATaaatttattaaagaaaatttTGAACATATATATTTGTCAATGTTGATTAGGAATcaattcatcattattttataattctGTATATGTAGTTATATAGTATACATGGATAAAATAATACTTCCATTAGGAATAAATTcttgatcaaattaaataattcagtATATGTAGTATTAATCCATTAAAATAGCAAAAATCTACATTTTCATAGTAAATTAGAgatcaattcattattttatttgttatgttCAGTATGTAGTATATATCCATTCAAATAACAACTAATAATATCTATATAATTAATAAGAAATCaatcatgattattttatataagtTAGTACATAtagtataaatgtatattttcatcATATATAATTGAGTAAACACAGTCTGCATCAGttgttctctgctcctccaatGTTTTTATCATATCTGTGTCAAACAAGAAGCTGAAGTGAAGTGAGTGAATGATGTGATTGACTTTCTGTCCGTGTGAAAGGTCGACGTCAGGAACTGAGATCAGGTGTTTCAGCTTTGACTGTGGAGACTGAACGACGCattcagaagaagaaacgtGGATTTGTCCGGCTGTCGACACCATGTGGAAAATAAGCTTCATGTTTCTACTGTCCCAGTTATTGTGAAGGTCTttacttgtgtttctctttgtcctgtgtCTCCACATGTCTGTGGGTGAAGCTcccagcggggacaaggactCTGGATATCTCacctgacacagagagagtggcCCTGTTGCTCCGTCTGTTCTCTTCTGAGCTGTTGTGGTGAGCGATGCACTGATAATCCCCGTTCCTGTCGGGCGTTAGCTCTGGAATCCTGAGCACGTTAGTGGAAGTGATGGGAACCAGTGGTTTGTCGTTCCACTTGAACTCATAAAACCACTCACTGACATTTGATTTTCTCATGTGACACGTGAGATTAACGTGCTCCCCAGAATATAGAGTGGTTGAGTTGGGTTCAAAGGTCAGCTCAGCATCtacccccccacacaaacaGGACATAGTTAGAGGAAATACCAAACAGAGTTTTGTTCTATAAGTTTGCAGTTCATTCATATACTCACTAATCTTAGTAACAACATACACGAAGAAAAATGGGATGAAATATACATATTAGGGGCATTCTACCAAATTGGTGCAAAGTATGGTCCCCCAACAAGAAAAACTGtttacaaaacaattaagtATTCAAACATAGATATTTACTAAGAATATGTTATGGTCTATTTAAACCCAAGACACTAAATGAGATAGggataagctaaatatatacaaaatcatAATTTATAGGGAAGCAGCTGTCCCCCACCCTGACATCTAAATTTCAATTTCTGTaaataacactttttaaatttttttagatttttttcaatgatcttatttcaaagatctttatgatTAAGTTTAAACAGAACTtggaagatttagatttattgtgggtttaatttttaaattaaaaaactatactcaaaaaatcatgtccccagttttcatgtcactaccgaaacacaaGAGTTTTAGTCCATTGGCTGAGCCTGGTTTTTAGCCACACCCCTGCATTTTTGACCAGGCAGTGACACTGCATCCCTATCCCTCATGGCTGAATGGTAAGCAGCTAAATCCCATAGTTTTGATATAAATGTGTTCCAAACTCTGAAAATCAGCGTGTAACCTTAagaattgtcactaccgaacaCATATTCTCTTCAATTATGTAAActtttttggggttttatgcaaagtattatgtttttatgtgtgtacacCTCTTCAAAGATGTGTATACTAGTCATGTGCTTGCTAGCATTCTTTAGTTATGCTCAAAGTTAGCTATAATTGTCAATACCGAAacagtcactaccgaaacatatGGTAAAGTTCCAACTTCAGGCCTAGTTTAACTGCACATTATTCAACAGTCTGAAGCCGATCTCACTGCTGCAATTTGCCAACTCATGAGATGCTAGTTCTGCACAAATACTTTAATGCTGCAAACTGCTCACAGGACCATTTTTACATATCCATTATTCAATTTTTCCAATTCTATGATCAAAATTTTTAGGGTCAAAGTCACGCACAACATTGGGCGGAACCGCTTTTATTGGCCGCGTCTAGAGGACAAGATCTGGTCCACAGTGGACAAGGTCGTCACCTTAATCCCTCCACCAGAAACCATCACACAGAGGCGTGTCCAGATCACCCCAAGAGTGTTCACCGCAGTAtgtaaaaatttaaaatttgtGAATGGATTAGTGATGGTTTCTGACACTAAACCCCCTTAAACATACAGTACGACATTATATCAGTTATTTGtcaatgttttcttctattttactGAACCCAATTAGGTAATGTTTGTACTTTAAATGGTTCTGGACGAACAATTGTTATGTCCTCAAGAATAAAATTATTCTATTGaccacaaaacatttgtgtttttaatattcccaACCTATAGCATGTTATGAGTTAAGATTAAGCAATAAggttgaggaaatatgatacAACCTTGCAAACAAAATACTGTGGTCACTCCAAAAACAGTgcagtcactaccgaaacactggatgttttgtaaaaaataaagtatattgagTTATCAACTAAAATGTCATGATActgattggtttaatgtatgttcaatttcatcaatcatcaactctggaatcaatatgatcagtattatgcattttacaaagagatatgcatttagattttgatgaattgtataaattgaactttgaaatttggtaaaaattcaatttttattgattcaattgtgaaaaccttCAAGGAATATTAATACtaaatactataaaaaaaattctcttcagagaaaggaaggaaacacaattttaacaggttaataataatactttttttattatagtttattactatgtttcggtagtgacaatttttgggagaggaaaaacattccaacacagtctgaaaatacaacataaaaattgACGGTTCTTTTACTAGATATGTGTACTTTAGATatggtacaatatatataagGAAAAAGTTTTaggaataaaacatacaaaatttcaaaatatttccaacctgactttgcaccaattcggtagaatggcccatTAAGGAAGATAGagatcaataaagaaaagagctgACTCACATTCAGTGTGTCCACATGAGAGGAGTGTATTCAGCACTGAAAGAAACATTGGTATCTCATCAGACATTAATAAACCTGctaaataatcaaacacagtACAGACTCTAGTAATAAGTCTGTTAGTAAGTACTGTTATATTGTAAAAGCGAGTATAAGCAGTAGTGTTAAAACTACCCATCAAAGAAATTGTACAAAAGTATGAAATGTCTTGAGAATCaataactcaatgaataaaagaagttaaaatatCAGTGATCTACTGTGTTTgatccatttatttgaattcatgtggATCAGATGATTGTTTCTCTGATAATCATCGGGACAATATTCACAGCCTGTAACTTTAAAGTCTATAATTCCAATGAGAACAtcacaatgtttgttttgtttctaaatcaacttttcttatatcaaattatcttttggcaaataaatcaatgaatcaggTATAAAATTGGTCTTTTTTCATGTGTCGggcatcaaataataaatttagagaaaatataatttcctcTTTCTAACGGTTCTCCAAAAATCACAATGTTGTctcaaataaaagttattaaagtgCATGTAACAGAATACATGCGTCTGGTTACCTCAGCAAATAgataaagacatttcagttccagcagctgttgctgtggttggacAAACATCTAATAAACACTTTGCATTCATAGAATAAAAGTTTCTGATACTCACAGAATAAGGACAGCACCCGTAGCAAAGAGTTCCCCATGGTCCCATCCAGCAGCGCCACTCAGACACACTTCAAGACAGGTGGAGAATCAGTGGAACacatctcttatcaacatgagagagggaggtgttgCTGCACTTCTGTTTCCTGGGTCAGTTTCCTTCTTCACAGGAACCTCACACCCCCACTCTGAGGCTGCTTGTACTTTAATACGTTTGTGTTGCTGTCGAGCCACCGTGATAGAAATCAGCACACGTCCCTGCACCAGACAGAACTGTCGTCCTTATAGTTACTGGACATTTTGAATGATATGATATCTGAAATAATGGGAATAGCAATGATGGaaattttaaaacagtaaaaaagaaaagtagtatTGCATCAAACATGTCTTGagtgtaaaatgtctttgtagattatgatcatttcatgttgtggaagatttctttgacttcttgatcagaatcagaatgagaagtattttattgccaagtacatttacacatacaaggaatttgttctggttattggtgcatacaatgaacatagaaacataaaaacgcaataaatacaacatacataggagagcaataaaaaataggaaaccagtatatttttactcactgtttacttcttatatactcactttttaccaatatttatacaaagtaatgtttattatgacataaacatttctgaataaaaatatataaaaagtgaagtaaaaagtgaaatgctaaatgcaaaacagtgaacagtcgTCCTTATAGTTACTGGACATTTAGAATTATATGATATCTGAAATAATGGGGATAGCAACGATGGAaatttaaaacagtaaaaaagaaaagtagtatTGCCTCAAATATGTCTTCagtgtaaaatgtctttgttgattatgatcatttaatgttgtgacattttgatgacAGGAAACAACGTTATCTGACAGGAAACATGCAATCAGATGTTAAAACTACAGCACGCAACATGTGTCCtttaattctaattctaattctaattccAAAGACGTCTATATTATCACTGATTTACAGGCAAGCAAATAATCTGACAATAGTGTGTTGATTTAATTCATAAACACTAGAATGACACAAGATGTGGAATTTCCCTCTGAGTGCCTCCGCTGAGCCCCGACAGTCCAGTTCAATCATCTGCAAACACTAATATACCAGTTCTCTAAATGGGAATCTTTCACTGGGAAACTGGTGGAAAAGTCCAACATgttcattttaaacaaagtgaaaaacttCCTGCCCCTTTGTCCCTTTCTGCATCAAACTCATTGGGTTCTTGGTTCCATCCTTCCGCCAAGTTTTGTGGATATTGGTTCAGTAGTGTTATCGgtagtaatcctgctgataaaccaaCGAACACAACAATGGACATGGGTGAGAACACGAGCTCCTGGTGGAGGTGAAGACGGCTTTCATGGAGATCAGAAGATAATATATCACTTTATTGAGTCttttcaggatccgtcctctgactcCAGATGCTCTGCATGAAGACTGCTGCTTAAAATGCAGACTTTTAAAGAGCATGTATCTATGATGTGTGAAATGCTGGTGATCACCTTCAATCacagtgtgaagaagaacatAACAAGAACCATGTGCAGCAGTAGTTTGAATTCATCACATTCACTTTTACCCAAACTACAAATAGAAGTGtagttaaatgtaaaaagcctTTTGATGCCTGGAGATCGGTGATGAGATTCTGACTCCTGCTTAGTCACAGCAGAACCTGGTTTGAAGAAGTTGAGGTGACGCTGTGTCACAATCAAATTATGAAattcagctccacttcctcctcaatgCACAAACACCTGATCGTATCTTTCTACAGCAGCAAACTACTTCCAGGAGAGCTTTGTATACGCCATTCAAATATGCAGCTATAAGTCAAAATTCACATCAGTAGATGacgtggaaataaaaacaggatt is a window encoding:
- the LOC133020368 gene encoding uncharacterized protein LOC133020368, which gives rise to MYERPAANLSADHRAFPVGGSVLLTCSVGPASPGWKYYWYRGKKTSKPLTDQDFKSHGQSASASREGLYWCRGGRGDPVHYTQYSTSVRIHGIVHNRAAATLQPNWPSRYRGEAVTLRCEIQGGDSEWEYEWTATSSHAPPNTKEFRISLGSDLSGSYWCQGRLKGARQNSTGWSAPLTLSDGESSPVVTVSPSWLTPGASGTLTCGGGPHPTAGWRFYWYRADTISLHPFSYELLPGSDGGTEQNSFVIQGLTESAGYACRAGRGDPVFYTEYSETKWVWSGDSYSSVSLTVRPDSVQHFYDDKIRLTCEGNSDKLRLWMFTEYGVQVSEYESQERSYTWNKNYLSSGVYWCESGSEISNAFEVVFSWRALPVL
- the LOC133020369 gene encoding basement membrane-specific heparan sulfate proteoglycan core protein-like, which encodes MSCLCGGVDAELTFEPNSTTLYSGEHVNLTCHMRKSNVSEWFYEFKWNDKPLVPITSTNVLRIPELTPDRNGDYQCIAHHNSSEENRRSNRATLSVSAHRPRATVRASRTSIPVGGSLTLTCSVEESAGWSYDWFTRSPDAEETAIATNPVQNSLSISQGGSYWCRGRRTHSDFCSEKSHVHHIDRTLSNRSFVVLQHNWTQIFSGETISVRCEIQGGGDTQWEYEWRTTSSHQPVTGPDTAPTHSKYRLGTASVFHSGEYWCKARADWYSSTEWSEAFQLRVTPDKPRPRLTADNTTITGKGSVALSCSVENPSEWRYDWFRRTSASSAAQILRYNETHDGISISEEGIYSCRGRRGDTTFLTEDSNRVTIENRVSHKASVALQPDWSLVFSGETITVRCEVPADVPAEWEYEWTKPNSTTVPTHNEFRIVNASSSDSGSYRCLAKDKKNLNSTTEWSDDVTLTVSAY